Proteins from one Desulfomonile tiedjei genomic window:
- a CDS encoding anaerobic ribonucleoside-triphosphate reductase activating protein produces MTQEFGIKGFITTSMVDWPGKICSVVFLAGCGFRCPACHNRRLVVEPETIPNYPIEKVLDSLHCRKDWIDGVTVTGGEPTTRKNLPDLLRLFRDLGIKIKLDTNGSNPAMLVDLVRSRLVDAVFMDVKAPLDKRAYAGVAGVSVDVRLIRRSIEILKSSSLEVAFRTTAIPGLVEEPELDAIRRALGDVQRFMVQAFQNRDTLDKQFGRKVLFDQGRIDEMRRCFEVPARVPPMMGGYACAG; encoded by the coding sequence TTGACTCAGGAGTTTGGGATCAAAGGCTTCATCACCACGTCTATGGTGGATTGGCCGGGTAAGATCTGTTCCGTAGTTTTTCTCGCTGGGTGCGGGTTCCGATGCCCGGCATGCCACAATCGAAGGCTCGTGGTGGAGCCGGAAACCATTCCGAATTACCCTATTGAGAAGGTCCTTGACTCCCTTCACTGCCGAAAGGACTGGATCGACGGGGTCACGGTTACAGGGGGGGAGCCTACCACTCGAAAAAACCTGCCCGACCTTCTTCGGCTTTTCCGGGATCTCGGAATCAAAATCAAGCTCGATACCAACGGTTCCAACCCCGCGATGCTGGTGGACCTTGTGCGTTCGAGGCTAGTTGATGCAGTCTTCATGGACGTGAAAGCTCCCCTCGACAAGAGAGCTTACGCCGGCGTTGCGGGCGTTTCCGTGGATGTCAGACTTATAAGGCGAAGCATCGAGATCCTCAAATCGTCTTCCCTTGAAGTTGCCTTCAGGACAACAGCAATCCCGGGCCTGGTTGAGGAACCGGAACTCGATGCAATAAGGCGAGCTTTAGGGGATGTTCAGCGTTTCATGGTTCAAGCGTTCCAGAACCGTGACACGCTGGACAAACAATTTGGCCGGAAAGTCCTTTTCGACCAAGGACGAATAGACGAGATGCGCAGATGCTTCGAGGTGCCTGCGAGAGTTCCGCCTATGATGGGTGGATACGCATGCGCAGGATAA
- a CDS encoding RrF2 family transcriptional regulator — MRITTTSRYGVRALFDVAYHGGGQPTQIKDISRRQKISQRYLEQIFNKLLKAGLLKSRRGPRGGYMLSRDPAEISIGDIIGAAQGPIIPVKCLSENNCRGKTCEILPGCITRHVWKETQRLLVDYYKSVSIADLCALARKKGVSRDLDHKYMYFI, encoded by the coding sequence ATGCGTATTACTACCACAAGCAGATATGGAGTCAGGGCGCTTTTCGATGTCGCCTACCACGGGGGAGGGCAACCAACCCAGATCAAAGACATTTCCAGACGACAAAAAATCTCCCAAAGATACTTAGAGCAGATATTCAACAAGCTCCTCAAGGCGGGCCTCCTCAAGAGCAGGAGAGGACCGCGTGGTGGATACATGTTGTCCAGGGACCCGGCCGAAATAAGCATCGGAGATATTATCGGAGCGGCTCAGGGGCCTATTATTCCTGTCAAGTGCCTGTCGGAAAACAATTGTCGTGGCAAAACCTGCGAGATTTTACCCGGGTGCATCACAAGGCACGTCTGGAAAGAGACGCAAAGACTTCTCGTGGATTACTACAAATCCGTCTCGATTGCCGACCTTTGCGCTCTGGCCCGCAAAAAGGGTGTTTCAAGGGACCTGGACCACAAGTACATGTATTTCATCTG
- a CDS encoding methylmalonyl-CoA mutase family protein yields MADDFKDKTLKWEEKLRETVVKRPERRAAFTTVSELPVKTVYWPWDAGDLDPETDLGSPGAYPFTRGVQPNMYRGRFWTMRQYAGFGSADETNKRFKYLIEQGQTGLSVAFDLPTQIGYDSDHELAAGEVGKVGVAIDSVEDLGRLFAGIDLAAVSTSMTINAPAAVLLAMYLAVAEEQGADISKIRGTIQNDILKEYPARGTYIFPPSPSMRIITDIFAFCNERVPLWNTISISGYHIREAGSTAVQEVAFTLANGIAYVQAAIDAGLDVNSFGERLSFFFNSHQDFLEEIAKFRAARRLWARLMKERFQATNPRAMMLRFHTQTAGCTLTAQQPDNNVVRVAFQALAAVLGGTQSLHTNSRDEALALPSQESVQIALRTQQIIAHETGAADTVDPLAGSYFVEALTNEIEHGAKEYIRKIDEMGGAVRAVECGFIESEIQDSAYRFQKAVESGDRVIVGMNRFQTEEKLPSNLLRVDPSVRETQIQRLKELRSKRDSSAVASALARLKQCAEGTDNLMPPILDAVKKRVTLGEICGVLREVFGEYTHASQC; encoded by the coding sequence GTGGCAGACGATTTCAAGGACAAAACTTTGAAATGGGAGGAAAAGCTCCGAGAGACCGTGGTCAAAAGGCCTGAACGAAGGGCCGCATTTACTACGGTGTCGGAACTGCCGGTCAAGACCGTTTACTGGCCGTGGGATGCGGGTGACTTGGATCCCGAGACGGACCTCGGTTCTCCCGGGGCCTATCCTTTCACTCGCGGAGTTCAGCCCAACATGTATCGTGGCCGCTTCTGGACAATGCGCCAGTATGCCGGTTTTGGAAGCGCAGACGAGACTAACAAGCGTTTCAAGTACCTGATCGAACAGGGGCAGACAGGGCTCTCTGTGGCGTTCGACCTCCCAACGCAGATAGGTTACGATTCCGACCACGAGCTGGCCGCGGGTGAGGTCGGCAAGGTCGGCGTCGCCATAGACAGCGTGGAAGATCTGGGGCGGCTCTTCGCCGGCATCGACCTCGCGGCGGTGAGTACGTCCATGACCATCAATGCTCCGGCAGCAGTCCTTCTGGCCATGTATCTGGCTGTAGCCGAAGAACAGGGCGCGGACATCTCCAAAATCAGGGGAACGATCCAGAACGACATACTCAAGGAGTACCCGGCACGCGGAACGTACATCTTCCCGCCCTCGCCGTCCATGCGGATAATCACCGACATATTCGCTTTCTGCAACGAGCGTGTCCCTCTGTGGAACACTATAAGCATCAGTGGATATCATATCCGGGAAGCCGGTTCCACCGCGGTTCAAGAGGTGGCTTTTACCCTGGCGAACGGTATAGCGTACGTGCAGGCCGCGATAGATGCGGGCCTGGATGTGAACAGCTTCGGGGAAAGACTGAGCTTTTTTTTCAATTCCCATCAGGACTTTTTGGAAGAGATAGCAAAGTTCAGGGCTGCCCGCCGTTTGTGGGCGCGGCTGATGAAAGAACGCTTTCAAGCTACAAATCCTCGAGCCATGATGTTGAGGTTCCACACTCAGACAGCAGGATGCACTCTGACTGCTCAACAGCCGGACAACAACGTGGTGAGGGTTGCTTTCCAGGCTTTGGCAGCGGTCTTAGGGGGCACACAATCCCTGCACACCAACTCCAGAGACGAGGCCCTGGCGCTTCCCAGCCAGGAGTCCGTCCAGATAGCCTTGCGCACTCAGCAGATTATCGCCCACGAAACAGGAGCCGCCGACACAGTAGACCCGCTCGCCGGCTCGTATTTTGTCGAGGCCCTGACCAACGAAATCGAGCACGGAGCCAAGGAATACATTAGAAAAATTGATGAAATGGGCGGCGCCGTGAGGGCCGTGGAATGCGGGTTCATTGAAAGTGAAATTCAGGATTCCGCATACCGCTTCCAGAAGGCCGTGGAATCAGGAGACCGGGTCATCGTAGGGATGAATAGATTCCAAACGGAGGAGAAACTCCCCTCCAACCTCTTGAGAGTAGACCCTAGCGTGCGCGAAACTCAGATTCAACGGCTGAAAGAATTGCGGTCCAAGCGCGATTCCTCGGCAGTGGCGTCCGCGTTGGCCCGGTTGAAGCAATGTGCCGAGGGCACTGACAACTTGATGCCTCCGATCCTGGATGCGGTGAAGAAACGAGTTACGTTGGGCGAAATTTGCGGCGTTTTGAGAGAGGTCTTTGGCGAGTACACCCACGCTTCCCAGTGTTAG
- a CDS encoding acetyl-CoA carboxylase biotin carboxyl carrier protein subunit has product MAEVTMPMNGKVIAVKVEVGQNVAEDDEMVIIEAMKMELPVVATANGTVKEMKAKVGESYQVGDVLAVIG; this is encoded by the coding sequence ATGGCGGAAGTGACTATGCCCATGAACGGCAAAGTAATCGCCGTAAAGGTTGAAGTAGGCCAGAATGTTGCTGAAGATGACGAAATGGTCATTATTGAAGCCATGAAAATGGAATTGCCCGTGGTTGCCACGGCCAACGGAACCGTGAAAGAGATGAAAGCCAAGGTAGGCGAATCTTATCAGGTTGGCGACGTACTGGCTGTCATCGGGTGA
- the ccsB gene encoding c-type cytochrome biogenesis protein CcsB: MTSTDLNTYVTFGYLACVVVYLITYVVASKDSSVPKLALGLLVLVWVLHTTAIGLRWAESYWMGIGHAPLSNLYESLIFFAWTMALALIIVRLRFGTDLVVLLGLPLVFLTMASTFLLDHTIKPLIPALQSNWLVAHVITCFLGYAGFAVSFVAALLLLLARGSDYLGDHLPRVQILDEIVYRSVLVGFPLLTVGIITGAAWADYAWGTYWSWDPKETWSLVTWLVYSAFLHARLARGWSGRRSALLSVLGFAAVLFTYFGVNYLPGLHSYF, from the coding sequence ATGACAAGCACAGATCTGAACACTTATGTGACTTTCGGGTACCTGGCGTGCGTGGTGGTGTACCTTATAACCTACGTCGTAGCATCCAAAGATTCGTCTGTTCCTAAATTGGCTTTGGGGCTGCTGGTACTGGTTTGGGTCCTGCACACAACTGCCATAGGGCTGCGATGGGCCGAATCGTATTGGATGGGCATCGGTCACGCTCCTCTGTCCAACTTATACGAATCATTGATCTTTTTTGCATGGACCATGGCGCTGGCACTCATCATAGTGCGGCTCAGGTTCGGAACCGACCTTGTGGTATTGCTGGGCCTACCTCTAGTGTTTCTGACCATGGCGTCCACCTTTCTTCTCGACCATACAATCAAGCCTCTGATCCCGGCGCTGCAGTCCAACTGGCTGGTTGCCCACGTCATAACGTGCTTCTTGGGTTACGCGGGATTTGCCGTCTCGTTCGTGGCCGCATTGTTGTTACTTCTGGCCCGAGGGTCGGACTACTTGGGAGATCACCTGCCACGCGTCCAAATTCTCGACGAAATCGTCTATCGTTCCGTTCTCGTGGGTTTCCCCCTCCTGACGGTCGGCATAATCACAGGCGCCGCGTGGGCTGACTACGCCTGGGGCACCTATTGGTCGTGGGACCCCAAGGAAACCTGGTCGCTGGTCACATGGTTGGTGTATTCCGCATTTCTACATGCAAGATTGGCGCGAGGCTGGTCAGGCCGCAGATCTGCTCTGCTCTCCGTGCTGGGCTTCGCCGCGGTTCTGTTTACTTATTTCGGCGTGAACTACCTCCCTGGGCTTCACAGTTACTTTTAG
- the nagZ gene encoding beta-N-acetylhexosaminidase, with amino-acid sequence MDSRDIGSLFMIGFQGTRFTPELRELIDDLNPNGIILFSRNIEDPVQLANLNRDLQRHHINQGLGGLLIGVDQEGGRVCRLKDPFTAFPSALELASSDDPEAAVRNFAATTAREMRLVGFNLDFVPVLDIVSQPENLATSVIGDRSYGPDAGSVSRLGSVVIQTMRSEGVIPCCKHFPGHGGTLVDSHLDLPVDDRPLDSINSADIIPFRTAADLNVEMIMTAHVLYPYLDPLFPATLSDAAVNGLLRESMGYNGVVITDDLDMAAVADKYSHNEAALQALRAGVDILLICNNPEAAFEARSRIFQAVSDGEIIRHRVEASLARIGNLKKLYASSMQPSDQARVKAHFNKG; translated from the coding sequence GTGGACTCACGAGACATAGGCAGTCTCTTCATGATCGGATTCCAGGGCACTCGCTTCACCCCTGAACTCCGCGAGCTGATTGATGATCTCAATCCCAACGGCATCATTCTTTTTTCGAGAAACATCGAAGATCCTGTTCAACTTGCCAACCTCAACCGCGATCTTCAGCGTCATCATATAAATCAAGGACTGGGTGGACTTCTTATCGGAGTAGACCAGGAGGGCGGGCGAGTGTGTCGGCTGAAAGACCCTTTTACGGCCTTTCCCTCAGCCCTGGAACTGGCTTCCTCCGACGATCCCGAAGCCGCAGTGAGGAACTTCGCTGCAACCACGGCCCGGGAGATGCGGCTCGTCGGGTTTAACCTGGATTTCGTCCCTGTTCTCGACATAGTGAGCCAACCCGAAAACCTGGCGACCTCAGTGATCGGTGACAGATCGTACGGCCCCGACGCCGGCTCTGTATCGCGGCTTGGGTCCGTCGTTATTCAGACCATGCGTTCCGAAGGCGTAATACCATGCTGCAAACATTTCCCGGGCCATGGGGGCACTTTGGTGGATTCCCACTTGGATCTGCCTGTGGATGACCGGCCGTTGGATTCCATTAATAGCGCGGACATCATACCGTTCCGGACCGCTGCGGACCTGAACGTAGAAATGATAATGACGGCTCACGTTCTTTACCCTTATCTGGACCCGCTCTTTCCCGCGACTCTGTCGGACGCGGCGGTCAATGGACTCCTGCGCGAGAGCATGGGTTACAATGGTGTTGTTATCACTGACGATCTGGACATGGCAGCGGTGGCGGACAAGTACTCCCACAATGAAGCCGCGCTGCAAGCCCTTCGCGCGGGAGTGGACATACTGCTCATATGCAACAACCCTGAAGCGGCCTTTGAGGCTCGATCACGGATCTTCCAGGCCGTCAGCGATGGAGAGATAATCCGTCACAGGGTTGAAGCATCTTTAGCGCGTATAGGCAATCTGAAGAAGCTGTACGCATCCTCCATGCAACCGTCCGATCAGGCGCGTGTGAAAGCGCACTTCAATAAGGGGTGA
- the mce gene encoding methylmalonyl-CoA epimerase: MKIKRIAHLGVAVNDLDAAVKFFTQGLPLEVTHTEDYQGMKIGFLPVGDSSIELLQDVSGSSAIRKFLDKNGEGIHHIAFEVEDIHQAVAELKERGIKLIDETPRPGAHGMAIAFMHPKGTHGILMELVQPAEDSH, encoded by the coding sequence ATGAAAATTAAGAGAATCGCCCACCTGGGAGTCGCGGTGAACGATCTGGATGCAGCGGTAAAATTTTTCACCCAGGGACTCCCTCTTGAAGTGACGCACACCGAGGACTATCAGGGCATGAAAATAGGGTTCCTCCCTGTGGGGGACAGCTCCATCGAACTCTTACAGGATGTATCAGGGTCCTCGGCTATAAGGAAGTTCCTGGATAAGAACGGCGAGGGCATTCATCATATCGCGTTCGAAGTGGAGGACATTCACCAGGCCGTTGCGGAACTCAAAGAACGTGGAATCAAACTGATAGACGAGACCCCACGGCCCGGCGCCCACGGCATGGCCATAGCTTTCATGCACCCGAAAGGGACTCATGGGATTCTGATGGAACTGGTTCAGCCCGCGGAGGACTCTCACTGA
- a CDS encoding AURKAIP1/COX24 domain-containing protein, which produces MGSIIKKRRKKMRKHKHKKLRAKQRHKNK; this is translated from the coding sequence ATGGGGAGCATAATAAAGAAACGACGGAAAAAAATGCGAAAGCATAAGCACAAGAAACTTCGCGCGAAGCAGCGCCACAAGAACAAGTAG
- a CDS encoding SDR family oxidoreductase produces the protein MHTNRFDAKVALVTGAGQGIGQATAFRFAQEGAAVGALDWNEANASMTAWAIQEMGGRSLALHADVADSAAVAKCVDTLRAEFGSVDILVNNAGFDRPGGFLKITPDDFVAVWQVHLLGAVNCCQTCGPLMIEKGDGRIVNISSIYAKVGSKGESAYCSVKAGLIGLTKSLAREWGPKGVRVNAVMPGLTETPTIRDSMLAKFKDAMIAETPLGRAADPSEIAAAIAFLASDDASFITGATLEVTGGWNL, from the coding sequence ATGCACACTAACAGGTTTGACGCAAAGGTCGCTCTGGTAACCGGAGCGGGGCAAGGGATCGGCCAGGCTACCGCGTTTCGCTTTGCACAGGAAGGCGCGGCTGTGGGCGCTCTCGACTGGAACGAAGCAAACGCGTCGATGACTGCATGGGCGATTCAGGAAATGGGAGGCCGCAGCCTGGCCCTTCATGCCGATGTCGCCGACTCGGCTGCTGTCGCAAAATGTGTAGACACGCTCCGGGCTGAGTTCGGCTCCGTGGACATTCTGGTCAACAACGCAGGCTTCGATCGACCGGGCGGATTCCTCAAGATCACTCCGGATGATTTTGTGGCCGTCTGGCAAGTGCATCTACTTGGCGCGGTAAACTGCTGCCAAACTTGCGGGCCGCTAATGATCGAAAAGGGCGACGGCCGTATCGTGAACATTTCTTCCATATACGCGAAGGTGGGATCGAAGGGCGAGTCGGCTTACTGCTCCGTAAAGGCCGGTCTGATCGGCCTGACCAAATCCCTGGCCCGAGAATGGGGCCCCAAAGGGGTGCGAGTCAACGCTGTGATGCCAGGACTGACCGAGACTCCCACCATCCGAGATTCCATGCTGGCCAAATTCAAAGACGCAATGATCGCGGAAACACCCCTCGGACGAGCGGCTGACCCTTCGGAAATAGCCGCGGCTATCGCCTTCCTGGCCTCCGACGATGCAAGCTTCATCACAGGCGCTACCCTCGAAGTAACCGGCGGCTGGAACTTGTGA
- a CDS encoding NADH:flavin oxidoreductase, with the protein MPELFEKTWIKSLELDNRAVRSATWSGVGDLKGHVTDKALEFYRELGRGGIGLIITGFQYVMPNGIAIAYMIGNSQDEHLEGLSRLAAVVHEEGGKIVSQIVHAGIRANPKLFPPGLEAWGPSAISDPVTGHTAKEATRQDIGQLVEAYAAAAARSKAAGFDGVQLHGAHGYGMNQFLSAVWNKRGDAYGGSVKNRYRILAEALEAVRGAVGDEFPVMIKLNAHDFIEGGLVPEEALEIARYLADDGIDAIEVSGGSPYAPKGLTPSRENIRKEEDEAYFCDFATRIREVAGVPVMTVGGIRSLKKINDILSERKADYVAMSRPFIREPHLIRRWKSGDTKRASCISCNGCFETGLKGLGISCKVERERREKQDLKKKQEKE; encoded by the coding sequence ATGCCTGAACTTTTCGAAAAAACCTGGATAAAATCGCTGGAACTGGATAATCGAGCAGTACGCTCAGCTACCTGGAGCGGCGTAGGTGACCTAAAGGGTCATGTAACCGACAAAGCGTTGGAGTTCTACAGAGAGCTGGGTCGCGGCGGAATTGGCCTCATCATTACCGGCTTCCAGTACGTTATGCCCAACGGAATTGCAATCGCCTACATGATCGGCAATTCCCAAGATGAGCACCTTGAGGGTTTGAGCCGTTTGGCCGCGGTTGTTCATGAGGAAGGTGGCAAGATTGTCTCTCAGATCGTACACGCCGGAATACGCGCCAACCCGAAGCTTTTCCCGCCGGGACTCGAAGCTTGGGGGCCGTCGGCGATTTCGGACCCGGTGACCGGACACACTGCTAAAGAAGCCACTCGCCAAGATATTGGACAGCTCGTGGAGGCGTATGCCGCTGCCGCGGCCAGGTCCAAAGCCGCGGGATTCGACGGGGTGCAACTTCACGGGGCTCACGGTTACGGCATGAACCAATTCCTTTCGGCCGTCTGGAACAAGCGTGGTGATGCTTACGGCGGAAGCGTCAAGAACAGGTACCGGATTCTGGCGGAAGCGCTTGAGGCGGTCCGCGGGGCCGTGGGAGACGAATTCCCCGTTATGATAAAACTCAACGCCCACGACTTTATCGAGGGCGGGCTGGTCCCTGAAGAGGCCTTGGAAATAGCCCGTTATCTGGCAGATGACGGAATAGACGCTATCGAGGTCAGTGGAGGTTCGCCATATGCTCCGAAAGGACTGACCCCTTCTCGCGAAAATATCCGCAAGGAAGAGGACGAGGCCTACTTCTGTGACTTCGCGACGAGAATCAGAGAGGTGGCCGGTGTTCCGGTGATGACCGTCGGGGGAATAAGATCTCTCAAAAAGATCAACGACATCCTTTCTGAGCGCAAAGCCGACTACGTCGCGATGTCGAGGCCGTTCATTCGAGAACCGCACCTCATCCGTCGCTGGAAAAGTGGGGATACCAAAAGGGCGTCCTGTATATCATGCAATGGGTGCTTTGAGACCGGCCTGAAAGGGCTTGGAATCAGTTGCAAAGTCGAAAGAGAGCGCAGGGAAAAGCAAGACCTTAAGAAGAAACAAGAAAAAGAGTAA
- a CDS encoding zinc ribbon domain-containing protein: MPIYEYQCQKCGREFEEWQKFSDAPVEKCHKCGGQTHRLISQSSFHLKGTGWYVTDYGRKDTASGKKPAKSKTDTTTCAESKTTDSGSSTTSTDS, encoded by the coding sequence ATGCCGATTTACGAGTACCAGTGCCAGAAATGCGGTCGAGAATTCGAGGAATGGCAAAAGTTTTCCGACGCTCCGGTTGAGAAATGCCATAAATGCGGCGGCCAGACGCATCGTCTGATCTCCCAGTCCTCGTTCCATCTCAAAGGCACCGGCTGGTACGTAACCGATTACGGCCGAAAAGATACTGCTTCGGGCAAAAAGCCCGCCAAGAGTAAAACCGACACGACGACTTGTGCAGAGAGCAAGACAACCGACTCCGGCTCGTCCACCACGTCCACCGACTCGTGA
- a CDS encoding cytochrome c biogenesis protein ResB, with amino-acid sequence MAGTPKTEPVSPERSSIFSDITTFFTSVKTTITLLFVLASASIIGTVIPQDTGLDQLKQTVAPLVYRIMIILDLGTVYRSWWFILLLVLLALNLLACLVRRLSAIPDEWKGDSQGNSFSFTVSDARSASDLKGMFQQAFRKVMGAKAVVVTGQEGHDLVWTKHRVYLLGFPFIHAGIVVILLGGLIGLFYGFKGNIQIEEGGTGKEFRLFPSGEKRALPFQIAVDQFTLTRYPTGQPKEFRSDVRLIRDDKEVLKGSIVVNSPMTFEGLSLYQSDYRLLGIKEVSFALVGPGDQKADVRVRPRETSEVTGTPYKVRLVSLDPGTTKKGQGAEISVEGPGDETKTFSVFRNEPAKLGDSELQFVDYTPLYATGLQVAHDPGSIVVWVGCGSLILGFFLTLFTNHRRLTIEMKTKAGSTQIRISGRSRRLRGEFRKSVEQQIYGIVKEKGK; translated from the coding sequence ATGGCCGGCACCCCAAAAACGGAACCCGTCTCACCTGAACGGTCCTCGATATTCTCAGACATTACGACGTTTTTCACGTCCGTCAAAACTACCATAACACTGCTTTTTGTCCTTGCCTCGGCCTCCATCATCGGCACCGTGATCCCTCAAGACACGGGTCTGGATCAGCTAAAACAGACGGTGGCACCGTTGGTCTACAGGATTATGATCATTTTGGACCTCGGTACCGTGTACCGGAGTTGGTGGTTTATACTCCTGCTCGTCTTGCTTGCGCTAAATCTCCTGGCGTGTCTTGTTCGAAGGCTGTCGGCAATTCCGGATGAATGGAAAGGCGATTCTCAAGGGAATAGCTTCAGTTTTACCGTTTCCGATGCCAGGTCGGCCAGTGACTTGAAAGGTATGTTCCAGCAGGCCTTCAGGAAGGTCATGGGCGCCAAAGCCGTCGTGGTAACCGGCCAAGAAGGTCACGACCTTGTGTGGACAAAACACCGAGTGTACTTGCTCGGCTTCCCTTTCATTCACGCGGGGATCGTAGTGATTCTGCTCGGAGGCCTCATAGGCCTTTTCTACGGTTTCAAAGGCAACATCCAGATCGAGGAAGGTGGTACAGGGAAGGAGTTCCGTCTGTTTCCCTCCGGTGAGAAGCGGGCACTCCCATTTCAAATAGCCGTGGACCAATTTACGCTCACCCGTTACCCGACCGGCCAGCCCAAGGAATTTCGCAGCGACGTCAGACTTATAAGAGACGACAAGGAAGTGCTCAAAGGCTCCATTGTGGTGAATTCCCCAATGACTTTCGAAGGCCTGTCCCTTTATCAATCCGACTACCGGCTTCTGGGGATCAAAGAGGTCAGCTTCGCCTTAGTGGGACCCGGAGATCAAAAAGCTGATGTTAGGGTCCGTCCGCGGGAAACCTCCGAGGTTACCGGCACTCCCTACAAAGTAAGGCTGGTCAGTCTCGATCCCGGCACCACAAAAAAAGGCCAAGGCGCGGAGATCAGTGTGGAAGGCCCGGGTGACGAGACGAAAACCTTCAGTGTGTTTCGCAATGAACCGGCAAAGCTGGGTGACTCCGAACTGCAGTTTGTCGATTATACCCCGTTGTATGCAACCGGGCTTCAGGTCGCACACGATCCCGGTTCGATAGTCGTTTGGGTAGGATGCGGTTCGCTGATTCTGGGGTTCTTCCTGACCTTGTTCACGAATCACAGGCGCCTGACGATTGAGATGAAGACCAAGGCCGGATCGACGCAAATCCGGATCTCAGGACGCAGCCGGCGTCTTCGCGGGGAATTCCGCAAGAGTGTGGAACAACAGATTTATGGTATCGTGAAAGAGAAGGGCAAATAG